ACGTTAGTATATATCTGGAACTTGTTTTTGGACATATTTGCATGTGGCCTTAGAATGCTATTTCTTGAAGGATTTGAAGTGTGTTTTGATGAACCTGAACATACCATCAAGTAAATATACAAGTTAAGAGAGCGGATCTTTAATGGGCATATGGTGTTGTTTTTTAACGGTTCAAGTAAAATATAAAAACCTGTGTTGGGACAAACTAGAATATGAAGAGGGATAATATGTCGAAACATAGTGATCTAAATACTTACCCATTCAAGATGTTGTGCAGTGATGCCAGAGATATTTCCATCATATATCCCACCTAACACCTGCATGCATGTTCGGCAAACTCAAGAAATTTTCACCCAAAGCATAAGTGAAAAAACGGGTGGGGAGGGAGGGTAACAGGTCAAACACCCAATTTTCATACTTtcaagagtaaaatgccatttcgatttcgtccctgaggtttggctacttTTGAAACTTCGTCctaaggtttgtttttccgcatctggatccaaaaggtttgaaatctttccaGTTTCAtccagggacgaaaatggcatttttaTGCAATTAGTGTATCTAATATGATTACAAGTGTTTACAACAATTAAATTATTTCAATAATTATctagtttttttaataaaacgatTTAGGAGATTTTGGGATTAAATATGCACTATGGGTCTCaaaccatttgacccgtttctaATTTAACTAACCGTTAGAGATGAACATACCCAAATTGATCCAATAAAAAATAATTGGGTTGAAATCATGAATTAAAACAAAGAATACCTTAGAGACCGTTTCTAAAAACATGCCAGGCCGCACTGGATTTGGTTTTGAACTCTATAGATCATTAGAAGCAACGTGTCAAGAACATGTACTATGTACCGGATTCAATAACATTAACTTCCGTAAAAAAACATGCCGAAATGCTCACCTTTCCAGCAATCCCACTTGAAAACGTTCCTACACTTTTACTCTCTTCTTCATCGGTTCTATCAGCGCCTTCATCTTTTCCTAACATCACATTCTTAATCATCTGGCGCACCTGTTCCCCAGGCTtctgagcaacaagtttagtcaAAAAGTTGACCTGCGTTGAAAAATGGGTATGtttgaaacgggtcaaaatcaaATGGGTTAGGATCAAATGGGTTCGGTTCTGTTCTGTTCAGTTATGAGctttcaccaaaaccaaaaccgACATTTTCAGTTATTATAGTTTTATAACCGATCAGTTTCGGTTAAACGGTTTTTGTGTCGGTTACGGTTAACTAATCCGGTTCGATTCGGTTATTTTCGGTTATGAACACAAGCATAACCAAAAGCGAACAGAAAAAATCGgttttcaaaaatacaaaaaaaggaaccgtcggttaattcggttttcagtTAATTAGGTTCGGTTATGGTTTGGTTAGTTCAGTCTTATGGTATAAATATGCTTTACTTTTTATAAACAGACCTCTGATCGAGGTAGAGTACTTAAACCACGATTATTTCTTTCATCTAATAATCCACCGCCCATCATACTCCGGGCTTCTTCTCTGATTAAAACGAGTCTTGCCAGCAGCTTTCTGTCAGGAACAACAGGCCGACTTTCCATCGTCTGCATCAAAACACGCTCGTTTAGATGTAAACATTTTACTTTtgaaaaagagtaaaatgccattttcgtccctaaggtttggccagtttgcgactttcatccaaaggtttgtttttcactttttccgcatctggatccaaaaggtttgaaatcttgccattttcatacggcttgttaactccatccatttttctccgttaagccaggggtatttccgtctttattgttaacttaaagggcaattcggtctttttcactttatgtacaagcattcagAATACCTTATTAAACAAAAACGAGTAggtaaaaagacgaaaatacccctaacttaacggagaaaatggatggagttaacgagccggatgaaaatggcaaaaaatttcaaaccttttggatccagatgcagaaaaacaaccCTTTGGaggaaagtcgcaaaactggtcaaacctcggggatgaaaatggcattttactctttgaaaaataaTGGACCAATGTGGATTTGTAACGAATAGAATTACCTCTAATAAGTCATCAGCTTGATTAGCTATATCATTTAGATTCGCCCCTGGAAGATGAACTTTTGCACCGTTTTCACTTTCGAACGCACCACCGCCTGCCGCCACTCGCCTGAGCAATTCATGTCTACTTTCTTTTTGTGGGGTTCTGCATAGCAGCCCGACAACTTGAACCTACAGATGAATTTAAAAAAAGTTGTAATAAAAAAATgaggagtaaaatgccattttcgtccctgtggtttggccagttttgcgactttcatcccaaaggtttgtttttttgtatctagatccaaaaggtgaAATCTTGCCATactcatccggctcgttaactccatccatttttctccgttaagtcaggggtattttcgtccttTTGTTAACTTAGAGGCAATTTGGGTTTTTGTCACTTTATGCATAAGCATTTCACATAATGTACAGGTATtcaaaatacccttactaaatacagaagacgaaaatacccctgccTTAACGGAGCAAAATAGATGGAATTAACGAggcggatgaaaatggcaagatttcaaaccttttggatccagatgcggaaaaacaaacctttgaacgaaagtcgcaaaacaggccaaacctcaaggacgaaaatggcattttactcaaaaaatgAGATAAGTGGCGGAAGTTTGTGATTGTAGAACTTGTAGTAGTTTACATGTGGCGGGCATTTTTTGGTGAGATGGGATAGTACGGTCTCCTTGATTACTTCCAAAAGAGACTTGCGCTGAAATTATTTGACAAAAGGATTGTTATGATTTTCAAATACACGAAGATAGTTAAAAAGCGAATGATGATAATTTGAAACATAACCTTGTCGTCATCGTCTTTCTCAGCGAGTTGGATCATGTAATCTAGGGCCATCATAAAGCCTGCTTCCATCTGATCAACTCGTTTTCCGATCACACCTTGTGCAGCCAACAGCACTGCTAACTCTTCGGATTCTTCGTCCATTTGGTCATCTTCTAACTGTTACACAAGTAGAAATTGAAAAGACAATGAGAGCGTTAGAATAAACGTTTAGTATAGtaaacaaagcaaaacaaaacccATCAAATGACACTCGACAAGACAAAAGTTAAACAAACTGTTTGACTGGTCGACCCTTTTGTTGATTAAACTGGAAAACAGAAGCACACATAATACCGATTACAATctccctatttatactaaaaccAATCGTAATCCTACAAAGGCTCAAACCCTTCAAAACAATTGACTAAAACTAACCAGATTAGCATACTAATCAAACTAAACCGATAACCGAACCGAAATAACCAATATTAACCGAAACTGAACCATAATCGAGATTCATAATCGATTAATCGAAACCAAAGTTCAGTTATGGTTACGGTTAAGGGAATTCAATAACCAAACCTAGCTATTATGGTTCACACCCAGATATAACTGTGCCCACCAGATGACTGATGAAATGccacaaagaaaagaaaaacccAAATAACACCCcaaacaaacaacaacaacagaagCATATATCTTACAAGATTAGCCATTTCTTCAAGAACAGAAGTAACTTGTTCACCGCCTTTTAACAGAGCTTCATACTGTTCAGGACCCCAAGTGTTTGTTTCATCCTTTGATGATTGTTGTGGTCTGGGTCTGGTTCTGCCTCTCTCGCGTGCCTCCAGTTCTTCCTGCGTGTAGCCTCCTCCGACCTCGTAACTGGCACGGATTATTAACGGGTTTCTCTTGTTTGGGAGATGAAGAGATGgtggtttttgggtggtggtgcaGTGGAGATGTGGGAGGAAGATTGAAGAGATGATAGGTTTCGCCATTGATACAGAGTGAAGAGGGAGGGTTTAACGTTTGCAATCAAAATTGGTTCTGACCCAGGAGATGGGGTTTTGGCTTCACTGGttgaattttatgtttttttaacacAAAGCTAGAAGAAATTACTCTGTGTTAGTGATGACAAATGATACCCGGTATCGGTACTGaaccggtaccggtactgaaTTTATCAAACCGGATATATTTTCGATACCTATTCGGTATCGACTTTTAACATTTTCGGTACTGGTCcggtaccggtttttaccctcaaataccggtaccgaaccgtaccgggtatattcggtaccggtacctacttttggggattttcggtaccggtactttcgTTTCCGGTACCgatcggtaccgagctcatccctactttGTGTGGATTCATGTTAACCATAGCCAATGGTCGGTTAAGTGTGATTTGGTTATGGGTCGGTTTCGATTAGTTGGACAAGGTATATTTGTTTGTTAGTTGTTGCTTTGTTCAGGTTGTGTTTTCACATCCGGTTTCTTGGTAGAAATGTGTCAAACATACACCATTTAGCCTCATTTTGGCCCATTCTTCACCCATAGAAATCCTGATGTCTTCGATAAGCTTGCTTGGTGACGAGGATACGTTCTTGGTCGGACCAAATGACCGACAACATAGGACCGAACCTCCTTACTTAAAGATTCAGGTCGCACCCAAATGTCATAAACGAAACAACTAAACACTTTGATACGCCCTAACTAACCGGGGGCCCACAGCTTTAACTGCCTTGACAGTGACTGGTCCGACCCTAACCAACTCGCCACGTCAGCATacccaaaaactataaataccccgccAAGACTTCTAGCAAAGGGTAatcactactttctctctctaaactctcctctctctctccctgaccTTTTCTCTcacacaaatacttattctcacgcccgagcttggtcacagagaggccccctccctgtgacgaggcaAAGGGTGTGCTTTTTCCTTGTGATCTTGCAGGTTCTTGCTAGGTCATCTGAAGCTCTACTCTGACCAGGTCGGACCAACTGGTTTTGAGTCTTCAGTGGTGCTATCCCCTCGAATTCACACAATTCGCTTTCCTAATTCTGTTCATTCGAAATTATGGCAGAATCAACGACAGCAGTTTCCACAAACACTTTCCCGTCCTATAGCGACATTTGGGAAGGAAGTGTTGCACCTTTAACAGTTGTCCCTACAGCAGTTGCCACTACAGCGATCCAAGCAGGATCAGCGACAGTACCTCCTCCTACAAGTTCTATGATAGCAAGCTCTGTCTCCACACCATCAGTTACTGCTCCAGTTGCTACGCCGTTGCCTAATTTTGACAATGCCTTCCTTCAACGGAATGCCGACCTGCTACGGCAActacagcagcagcaacagcgagaAGAAATGTTGCAGAGTCTCTACACGAACTTGTTCAGTAGTGTTTACCCAGCCGCCTCCGTTGGAGCTTTCATCTCGGGGTCTATGGTAAGTCCTATAATCTCCATTCCCATAACATGCGTTGCTCAATTTCCCTCGTTTACGAGTGCTCCGATGAATAACGGTCTCAATGACCTGTTTCGCCAGGGATCTATGGGTCTAAACCCTCAGGATCAGGAGCTGATCATGCCGTATCATCCTACGTCTATGACTTCTCAGTCGAAGTTCACGTTAACGATCGTTAATGCCCCACTCCCGGTAAAATTGAAGATGCCCCCCACATTGAAGTTTTACGATGGTACGTCCGACCCTGACGACCACATGTTCGCATTCGCCGGAGCGGCTAAGGTCGAACAGTGGCCCATGCCGGTTTGGTGTCACATGTTCGCCCAAACTCTCACCGGATCGGCAAGGGTATGGTTCGATGGGTTGCCAGAAGGGTCGATTGATCACTTTGAAGATTTTCGACgtatatttttacaaaatttctGCCAGCAGCGACGCTGCAAGAAAGACATTACTAAGGTCCACCACATAAAACATCGTGACGGAGAATCCGTAGAAGACTTCATCGATCGTTTTAATCGAGAAAACATGCACATAAGTGGAGCAGTTGACCAGCTCCGAGTTTCCGGATTTTGTCATGGAGTTCGGAACAATCAGCTCGTAGAAAAACTCCACGAAGATCTCCCAAAAACCATGGAGATACTTATGGAGCGAGCTCGAGCCATTGTTCGtgtaacacccgtctaattaCTACTTGAATTTAATAATAATTCATACAATTTTATATAAAAGACGTCCAAATTATAACATCAGTTCCATAGATAAAGTTCATAAGTAGCAAAACATTAGTCAATTAACGACTaattcaaacattcataagttGTTTAGTAAATTGTTTACATTCCAACACATTGTCTATTAAAGTTAGATATCGCGGAAGCTtctaaagtgtgttcggttcttcaaaaatTGCTTGACCACCATCCGTAAGATCCCCATTGTCACCTAGGGTCAAAACCACTAAAAACGTTAGTTTTGACATTAATTTAGTACATATAAACAAGTTCCAACATcgaaatatgaaaaataaaataaaatttcaaaactAGTCCTGTCGTGTGTCGCGCCAGGATCCGTTCGTTTTGTCGCGTGGCGCGGGAGCCCCCGCGTCTCGCGCCAGTTCACTATGTCTCCcccgcgtggcgcgggggagtaCGTTTTCCAGCAGGTTCAGTTCTGTGTCCTGCATTTGCTGCCAGTTCCAGAAAATTCAGATTTTTGACTTAAAATGACCATAACTTTCTGCTCGGTTGTCTGTTTTAGgggattctttttcctatacgtctgTAAATTCATTACCGACGTGTCTATCATATTTGTTATACCGAAGGTTCGATTACGGACCGAATGACTAAATGTCACTATgcatttattcgacccattctaaCTTTACCCATTTTTCTACCATTTTACTAATAAGCCTATGGCGCCTTATGCCCATCATCCAGGGCTTAGTATCACTCGCATTTCCTTACCAATCCCATGGTTCAATTCTCTTGTGATTAATATCGCCATTGCTATCTAATTAAAATACTAATGCTACAATTTAcacaattattcgacccgttggctcatcttgtGGAAAACCTCCAATCTGATGACTACCAAACAGTTCCTTATCAATTCTAACTCTATTAATTCAAGTAACGATCGTGGTCACAAAAATTAACACAACTTCTATTCTACAATGCGACTACGCATAATTTAACAACAATtcacttaatgtaacgggtcaagttacataccttcaaagcgcGCCCTTCAAACGTAAGTCActaccggcttgtccacttgacgctctggtatcttttcctatagagtCCAATCATGATATGATTAGAACCCCTTTTTCAATCATATGTCGTATAACTTGTCAAAACATCACAATTATttgttttaactttaaatttcagttttTGAGCCTTCTTGAGGCATTTCCACGAACACTTTAAGGGCAAAATTATACATGATTACATAGCAAGTCCCTAGCGTATCATTTAGCTCGAATTTCACATCAATCAAACCATTTTACATAATTGTTAGCTTCTATAATTCTGAAATCACTTCACaattgtcaaattacactagaacaacatccaaattcctagtgtttatcaaattctacataacccactaacCACCTACAAGGGTGTTCATGGATTTTACTAAAATTACACATGATTTCGACAtgtacttgtctagggtttactcctagacaccaCAATGCTCCTAATTCATCTATATATCACACATGCATAACCAGATTTCAGATTCTCTAtgttcatgagaatttcaagtagaggaTTTTTACCAAAtctcacataccttatgatctccttacGATGGGGATCACAAATCCAAGCTCTAATTTCGTTTTGGGACTGATCTTCACCTTCAATTTGTGAGATttgtgatgaactagggttttaggGGAGCTTGGGGTCGCCCCTGCTTCTGGTCGATCTCAACAACACACAGGCAAGTGTGTTTTGAGtttaatttttgttattttattaaaaatagttTTCATTtagacacttttagtccctcatcTTGCATTCTTTATTGTTTTAACTCTTAACTACTCATAAGTgatcaactaactaggttagtgccattcctagttattttattttactagttTATTAGCAACATGATTGAAATTTAAGAGTTTTGTATTTTTCGGGATGTTACAGTTCGAGGAAAGAGTGCTTGCGGTCAACCGAACGAAGCAGCAGCAAGGAACTCCAAGGCTCGAGCCGCGTCGTGGAAACGGAACTCATCACCACCGAAGGATAGAAACAACAATTGGAATAGAAGTCGTGGGCCATACCAGAAGTCTGACCAAAGCAGTTTCCGAACCGGAAATGTACGTTTCAATACGTTCTCCGAATTAACCAAGTCACCGAGCGAGATCCTTAGTACGGAAACCACCCGGTTTCCTACACCATCAAAGCAGCGGCCTACCTCGGATAAGCACTCCAAGAAGTATTGTGAGTATCACCGAGACAAGGGGCATACGACTGACGAATGTTGGGCGCTAAAGCAAGAAATAGAAAAAGCCGTGCGATCTGGAAAACTCTCCCATCACGTAAAAGAAGTAAAAGATGGAAAAAAGTCTGCAGCAGTGATTGATAATCCGAACACCGAGGCTGGAATCAATATAATTCGGTCTGCCGAGCCAAGAGGGATAAAGCGGTCGAATCAACACATGGCAGCTTGGATGCACCAACCAACGTACTTTCCTCCCATCGATCCGGAGGATGCTCGAGACGGACCAATCACGATATCGGCCATAGTCGTAGGACACTTGGTCCGACGAATCTATGTAGACGGAGGAAGCGCCTTTGAGATAATGTACTTACAATGTTTTCAGCAGCTGAATCCCCAAACGAAGAAAAGATTGATCGAGGTGTCTACCCCTCTAATAAGTTTCTCGAGAGAAGTGATTCGACTGATAGGGTAGATTACCCTTCCGACTACATTTAAAGATAATGATAAAAGCAGAACCGTTCAACTAACCTTTCTGGTTGTTGGTACTCACTCGTCGCATAACATAATACTCGGACGGCTTGGATTACGAGCTCTCGGAGCAATTAGTTCGAAGATACATGGAGCTATAAAACTCCCCACCGAATCAGGGGTCGCCACTATCCTTTCAGAGTCAAATTCATTCGTAGCTGAGGTAAGACACGCAGCAGAAACAAGCTCCAAAAAGTCCGAAGTGCCTACAGAACTCTGGGCAATTAATCCAGACTTCCCAGAACAACAAGTGGCTATCGGTGCTCAGCTCCAAAAACGGACAAAGAAGCTCCAATGGGAGTTATTAAGTAACTCAATTGATGTTTTTGCATGGAAGCACTCCGATATGCAAGGGGTCCCTAGGTCTATGGCACAGCACCACCTGAATGTAAAAGAATCAATCAAGCCAATAGCGCAAAGAAAAAGGCATATGGCGCCGGACCGAGCCAAGGCAATTGCAAAAGACGTAAAGAGCCTCCAAGATGCCGGGATTATTCGAGAGGTCCGGTACCAAACCTGGGTGTCGAATCCAGTTATGGTGCGAAAAAAGGACAACTCAtggagaatgtgtatcgatttcACCGATCTAGATGATGCGTGCCCGAAAGATTGTTTTCCGTTACCGGAGATTTGATGAGAAGATTGACTCCATCGCCACGTTTAGGCTGAAGTGTTTTCTAGACGCTTATAAGGGATCCCACCAGATACAAATGGCAGTTGAAGACGAGGACAAGACAGCCTTTGTCACCAATGAAGGAGTTTACTGCTTCACTAagatgcctttcggtttgaaaaacgCTGGTGCTACGTATCAGCGTTTAATGAGCAAGGCCTTCAAAGACTAGATCGAACGAAATGTAGAggtgtatgttgatgatatcgTAATCAAGAGTCGCGATGAAGGCGCCATGCTGAAAGACATACTCAAAACATTTACCCGACCCCGAAGCATCAACATGAAGTTAAACCCTAAAAAGTGTACGTTCGGGGTAGAAGAAGGAAAGTTCCTGGGAGTCATGGTCGGGTCAAAAGACAAGATCAATGCCGTTCTTACCATGAGGCCTCCAACATCGGTTAAAGAGATCCAGTCCTTAAATGGGCGATTGGCCGCCCTCCATCGATTCTTGTCAAAAGCGGCAGACAGGTCTCTCCCATTCATGGACGTACTAAGAAAAAGTTTCAGATCAGAGTTCAAATTGACCGAAGAAGCCGCACGAGCCTTTGAAGAACTCAAAGCTTATCTCGGCACCTTGCCAACCCTCACCGTACCAGAAAAAGACGAGGTACTGACAGTCTACTTAGCCGCATCGTTTGGTGCTATCAGCGCAGTGCTAGTCGCTCACCGAACCGGAGCACAAATCCCCATCTACTACGTGAGCCGAACATTGAAAGATTATGAAACGAGATACTCAAACTTGGAAAAGCTAGCTCTGGCATTAGTCCATGCTTCAAGAagactgatgtgcacaaaatgcaacatataaattacatcaactgtggcataaaactaacccttttttagtactaatgttggaaaaagtgtgcttttgtctttcttttgtattttcaggattaaatgagctcaaatgaacaaaagaagcaaaaaggcaactaaatctagcacaaatacaagaaaaggaacaaacgtggcatgtccgaccccccgacagcatcttcccaagcaaaacaagtaaacagagggctgaacacgccctgtgctcaatgagcacgggggcgtgcccaagtgtcagcagaaaagacaaagtggtagaaacttccatcgcccaccacggggccgtgctcagcggacacggggccgtggtcaactataagattcacaaaatccaggcaaatcttgatagtacaaatatgcttctgcacacggggtcgtgctcagcggacacgggggcgtggtcaactaatgcagacaaactgcatttaatgaagaaagagaggatgatggacacggggccgtgcccgagcttctgttcagcctataaataggagtgcttggagctcttgcaacccatcccttggcacaccacctctctcacacttcacccaccacccaccaccatcacaacaccatcatccaccaccatcatccattatccatcatagagtgtgtgagtcgtctcgggatccaagattgatcgtaagagttcttgacaatcaaaggccatgtttgcctaagtctcttacatcacttggtgaagacaagtgtttagtgtaatactttttatttttaatcttttgcactttttatttggttatgtattaatgactttgataactagtttcttatgttgaaggtgattcttccttatcgtttgtctgtggtgtcttggcattattttactgtctatataaaataaaagattttcaccattcatatctccacggtctatatggaggtatgttggctacctggttgggggttaagggaacggtttggtaagagtcttgccattgttcatgtgacaaccggtaattaacgcctcttaattacgtgattaacaaacgtttagacggtaataaatagtgtttaagacacgaattaacttaattaggctcttggtatgcctaggaacgcttatcAGATGTTACAGTGCGCGTATGAGGATTTTCGGGAAAACTGC
This genomic stretch from Helianthus annuus cultivar XRQ/B chromosome 8, HanXRQr2.0-SUNRISE, whole genome shotgun sequence harbors:
- the LOC110873451 gene encoding protein PEP-RELATED DEVELOPMENT ARRESTED 1, chloroplastic; translation: MAKPIISSIFLPHLHCTTTQKPPSLHLPNKRNPLIIRASYEVGGGYTQEELEARERGRTRPRPQQSSKDETNTWGPEQYEALLKGGEQVTSVLEEMANLLEDDQMDEESEELAVLLAAQGVIGKRVDQMEAGFMMALDYMIQLAEKDDDDKRKSLLEVIKETVLSHLTKKCPPHVQVVGLLCRTPQKESRHELLRRVAAGGGAFESENGAKVHLPGANLNDIANQADDLLETMESRPVVPDRKLLARLVLIREEARSMMGGGLLDERNNRGLSTLPRSEVNFLTKLVAQKPGEQVRQMIKNVMLGKDEGADRTDEEESKSVGTFSSGIAGKSSKPNPVRPGMFLETVSKVLGGIYDGNISGITAQHLEWVHQNTLQILQEIAF